One Thermodesulfobacteriota bacterium DNA segment encodes these proteins:
- a CDS encoding DsbA family protein — translation MDVTVFYDYNCPFCYIASRRLTLLSGEFDLSMQWKGIEIHPEFPPEGAKRGRSVKSLIVRETMGEAAREEGIEIRPPGFAANSRLALEASELAKIVGRFDAFHHVVYEAYFGEGLNIGKPGVLLSIGERAGIERKALTESLERRTMRGAVESNEKEAAKYTVLGVPTFILGSFPVHGCQSIETMRAMIKRTLSKL, via the coding sequence ATGGACGTTACCGTATTCTACGACTATAACTGCCCTTTCTGCTACATCGCCTCCCGGAGACTAACCCTGCTCTCCGGGGAATTCGATCTATCCATGCAATGGAAAGGGATAGAGATACATCCGGAGTTCCCGCCTGAAGGCGCAAAGAGAGGCAGGTCAGTCAAAAGCCTGATTGTAAGGGAGACGATGGGGGAAGCTGCCCGAGAGGAAGGCATCGAAATCAGACCCCCCGGGTTTGCGGCGAACTCCAGGCTTGCGCTCGAGGCCTCCGAGCTCGCGAAGATCGTCGGGCGCTTCGATGCTTTTCACCATGTGGTATACGAGGCGTACTTCGGGGAAGGGCTCAATATAGGGAAGCCGGGCGTACTCCTCTCGATAGGCGAGCGGGCCGGTATAGAACGCAAGGCGCTTACGGAGTCGCTCGAAAGAAGAACGATGCGCGGCGCAGTCGAGTCAAACGAAAAAGAGGCCGCAAAATACACGGTCCTCGGTGTTCCCACCTTCATACTCGGGAGCTTCCCTGTACACGGCTGCCAGTCGATCGAGACCATGCGGGCGATGATCAAGAGGACCCTTTCGAAGCTCTAA